One genomic segment of Pedobacter endophyticus includes these proteins:
- a CDS encoding SDR family oxidoreductase, producing the protein MKIFVTGATGFVGAAVVAELLKAGHQVLGLARNEQARETILSMGADVHSGDLEDLGSLIEGAKSADAVIHTGFIHDFSRFKEVCEIDRKAIAAMGNALIGSNRPFIVTSGTLLIRGKQMITEDMLPDYERSLNPRVASEQAIDVLAEKGVNVSVVRLSPSVHGDGDSRGFIPMLIDLAKRTGVSAYIGEGENRWTAVHRLDAAVLFRLALQNTVPGTRFHGVAESSITLKAIAEAIATKLGVPVVSKSGKEAAEHFAWFEHFASVDGPASADSTREQLNWQPNQPTLMDDLQGNIYF; encoded by the coding sequence ATGAAAATTTTTGTTACAGGCGCCACAGGATTTGTAGGCGCTGCAGTGGTGGCTGAATTATTAAAAGCAGGGCATCAGGTACTCGGTCTCGCCAGAAATGAACAAGCCAGAGAAACAATACTTTCTATGGGCGCCGATGTACACAGTGGCGACCTTGAAGATTTGGGGAGCTTAATTGAAGGCGCAAAATCGGCAGATGCAGTTATCCATACCGGGTTTATCCACGATTTTTCGAGGTTCAAAGAAGTGTGCGAAATTGATCGTAAAGCCATAGCGGCAATGGGAAATGCATTGATCGGAAGCAATCGCCCTTTCATTGTAACTTCGGGAACATTGTTGATAAGGGGAAAACAGATGATAACAGAGGATATGCTGCCGGATTATGAACGCTCGCTGAACCCCAGGGTAGCATCTGAACAAGCTATTGATGTATTGGCCGAAAAGGGAGTTAACGTTTCGGTGGTTCGCCTATCGCCCTCTGTACACGGCGATGGCGACAGCCGCGGTTTTATCCCCATGCTAATTGATCTGGCCAAAAGAACTGGCGTATCGGCTTACATTGGTGAGGGCGAAAACAGGTGGACGGCGGTGCATCGGCTGGATGCGGCCGTGCTATTTAGGCTCGCACTGCAAAACACCGTTCCCGGAACCCGTTTTCATGGCGTAGCAGAAAGTTCCATCACCTTAAAGGCCATAGCCGAAGCCATAGCAACCAAACTCGGAGTGCCCGTGGTTTCAAAATCGGGCAAGGAAGCCGCTGAGCATTTTGCCTGGTTTGAGCACTTTGCAAGCGTTGACGGCCCCGCCTCGGCCGACAGCACCAGAGAACAATTGAACTGGCAGCCAAACCAGCCGACATTAATGGACGATTTGCAAGGAAACATATATTTTTAA
- a CDS encoding DUF1573 domain-containing protein, producing the protein MKKILVLFAFVLGLSVAVNAQTKPAEFKFEAETHDFGKIVLNKPVTFDFKYTNIGDEPLIITKAEASCGCTVPKYTSTPIKKGETGVISVTFNAAAGPATFAKAVTVTSNAKTPIKVLYIKGETVTSVTASSK; encoded by the coding sequence ATGAAAAAAATCTTAGTATTATTCGCTTTTGTATTGGGTTTAAGTGTTGCGGTAAATGCGCAGACTAAACCTGCAGAATTTAAATTTGAAGCTGAAACTCACGATTTTGGTAAAATTGTATTAAATAAACCGGTTACATTCGATTTTAAATACACTAACATTGGCGATGAGCCATTAATTATTACCAAAGCTGAAGCAAGTTGCGGTTGTACAGTTCCGAAGTACACTTCCACCCCGATTAAAAAAGGTGAAACAGGTGTAATCTCGGTAACATTTAACGCTGCTGCTGGTCCGGCTACATTTGCCAAAGCGGTTACCGTTACTTCAAATGCAAAAACACCAATTAAGGTGCTTTACATTAAAGGTGAAACTGTAACCTCGGTAACAGCATCATCAAAGTAA
- a CDS encoding glycoside hydrolase family 43 protein has protein sequence MTIKKNILLLIFVLTAKMTLAQTFTNPLLPSGADPWSIYKDGYYYYTNSSGNRLVIWKTKSLANLRTAEKKTVFVPEKGQPYSKELWAPEIHFLNNKWYMYFAADDGDNNNHRMYVIENANPDPLQGDWVFKGKVADATDKWAIDGSVFVYKKQLYMIWAGWEGDINQKQEIYIAKMKNPWTIAGERHKISSPELDWEKHGDLGKNSNPPHVDVNEGPQILINKDKVFLIYSASGCWTDFYALGMLTLKGKDLLDPNSWVKSDQPVFKQSPENGVYAPGHNSFFKSPDGKEDWILYHANSAPGQGCGGKRSPRAQKFTWNPDGSPNFGIPVKVTDEQTIGAP, from the coding sequence ATGACCATAAAAAAGAATATCTTATTATTGATTTTTGTACTAACCGCAAAAATGACTCTGGCCCAAACCTTTACCAACCCTTTGCTGCCATCGGGCGCCGACCCGTGGAGTATTTACAAGGATGGCTACTACTATTATACCAATTCGTCGGGAAATAGATTAGTGATTTGGAAAACGAAAAGCCTGGCCAACCTGCGAACGGCCGAAAAGAAAACTGTGTTTGTGCCAGAGAAAGGCCAACCTTATTCGAAGGAACTTTGGGCTCCTGAAATTCATTTCCTCAACAATAAATGGTACATGTATTTTGCGGCCGACGATGGTGACAACAATAACCACCGGATGTACGTTATCGAAAATGCCAACCCCGACCCATTGCAGGGCGATTGGGTGTTTAAGGGCAAGGTGGCCGACGCTACGGATAAATGGGCAATTGATGGATCGGTGTTCGTGTACAAAAAACAGTTGTATATGATTTGGGCAGGTTGGGAAGGTGATATTAACCAAAAGCAAGAAATTTACATCGCCAAAATGAAAAATCCGTGGACAATAGCTGGTGAAAGACATAAGATCTCGAGCCCTGAACTGGACTGGGAAAAACATGGTGATTTAGGTAAAAACAGTAATCCTCCGCATGTAGATGTAAACGAAGGACCGCAAATCCTGATCAATAAGGATAAAGTGTTCCTCATTTATTCGGCAAGCGGTTGCTGGACCGATTTTTATGCGCTGGGAATGTTAACCCTGAAAGGTAAAGACCTGTTAGACCCCAATTCGTGGGTTAAGAGTGATCAGCCCGTTTTTAAACAGTCGCCCGAGAATGGAGTTTACGCCCCGGGACATAACTCGTTTTTTAAATCTCCTGATGGAAAGGAAGACTGGATTCTTTATCATGCCAATTCTGCACCCGGCCAGGGTTGCGGCGGTAAGCGCTCGCCAAGAGCTCAAAAATTCACCTGGAACCCCGATGGCTCGCCGAATTTCGGCATTCCAGTTAAGGTAACCGACGAGCAAACGATTGGTGCGCCTTAG
- a CDS encoding pyridoxal phosphate-dependent aminotransferase yields MPKISQKGLQMPASPIRKLTPFADKAKQDGKKVFHLNIGQPDIETPDVMLDAIKNIDFNVWAYTPSEGTLAYRLKLTEYYNKLGYNITPENILVTVGGSEAITIAMQTCVNEGDEIIIPEPFYANYNGFACMSNVVVKPILSYIENGFALPPIAAFEELITEKTKAIIICNPNNPTGYLYSKEELEALKTLCLKYDLFLFSDEAYREFCYDGREFISPMHLDGLDENVVIMDTVSKRYSACGARLGCLITKNKQVIASGLKFAQARLSPGMVEQIAGAAAVDTPDSYFEKVNTEYTLRRDTLVGRLNNIEGVFCPNPGGAFYVVAKFPIDDADKFCQWILEDFSHENQTVMMAPATGFYSTPGSGKNEVRMAYVLNTSELNKAMDCLEIALKQYPGRTS; encoded by the coding sequence ATGCCAAAAATTTCACAAAAAGGTTTGCAGATGCCTGCATCGCCAATCAGAAAATTAACTCCTTTTGCCGATAAAGCGAAACAGGATGGAAAAAAAGTTTTTCACTTAAATATTGGGCAGCCCGACATTGAAACACCGGATGTGATGTTGGATGCCATTAAAAATATCGACTTTAACGTTTGGGCGTACACGCCATCGGAGGGCACATTAGCTTACCGTTTAAAACTGACAGAATATTACAACAAACTGGGTTACAACATTACGCCGGAGAACATATTGGTTACAGTTGGCGGTTCAGAGGCAATTACCATTGCCATGCAAACCTGTGTAAATGAGGGCGACGAAATTATCATTCCTGAGCCTTTTTACGCCAATTACAATGGATTTGCCTGCATGAGCAACGTGGTGGTAAAACCGATTTTATCTTATATCGAAAATGGCTTCGCCCTCCCTCCTATTGCAGCGTTCGAAGAGCTGATTACGGAAAAAACGAAAGCAATAATTATCTGCAATCCGAATAATCCAACGGGCTATTTATACTCGAAAGAGGAGCTTGAGGCGTTAAAAACCTTATGTTTAAAATACGATCTGTTTTTATTTTCTGACGAGGCCTACCGCGAGTTTTGCTATGATGGCAGGGAATTTATTTCGCCAATGCACCTCGACGGTCTGGACGAAAATGTAGTGATTATGGATACCGTTTCTAAGCGGTACAGCGCATGTGGTGCCCGTTTAGGATGCCTGATTACCAAAAACAAACAAGTAATCGCTTCGGGATTGAAGTTTGCACAGGCTAGGCTCAGCCCAGGTATGGTAGAACAAATTGCCGGCGCCGCAGCCGTAGACACACCTGATAGCTATTTTGAAAAAGTAAATACAGAATACACGCTGCGTAGAGATACCTTGGTTGGCAGACTAAATAATATTGAAGGCGTTTTTTGTCCGAACCCGGGCGGTGCATTTTATGTGGTGGCCAAATTCCCGATTGATGATGCGGATAAATTTTGCCAGTGGATTTTGGAAGACTTTTCGCACGAAAACCAAACCGTAATGATGGCTCCGGCTACCGGATTTTATTCTACCCCCGGATCGGGAAAAAATGAAGTGCGTATGGCTTATGTGCTAAACACGTCAGAACTGAACAAAGCGATGGATTGCCTCGAAATTGCTTTGAAACAATATCCTGGAAGAACTAGTTAA
- a CDS encoding Crp/Fnr family transcriptional regulator: MNPEKINEPNKWGSFNGFSPLISVFKNFHQLSPEIEYIINTQTFPVAYKKHKFISSPLHHNRYIFLLVKGVARGYMKEDDKEITTWIASENELVGNIRNLWNEDGSTEEYVQALEDVVAIAVPHDMSRQLYLNFDIANYVGRKMTQLHYLSACERAYISRLQSAEKRYLRFIKTYPHLVDRVPLKYIASFLSMRLETLSRIRSKLIA, from the coding sequence ATGAACCCCGAAAAAATTAATGAACCCAATAAATGGGGTTCTTTTAATGGTTTTTCGCCACTGATTTCCGTTTTCAAGAACTTCCATCAACTTTCGCCCGAAATCGAATACATTATCAATACCCAAACCTTTCCGGTGGCGTATAAAAAGCACAAATTTATTTCTTCACCTTTACACCATAACCGGTACATTTTTTTGCTGGTTAAGGGGGTGGCCCGAGGTTACATGAAAGAGGATGATAAGGAAATAACCACCTGGATTGCCTCGGAAAATGAATTGGTAGGTAACATCAGAAACCTTTGGAACGAAGATGGCTCGACAGAAGAGTACGTTCAGGCGCTGGAAGATGTTGTTGCAATTGCCGTTCCGCATGACATGTCGCGACAACTCTACCTCAACTTCGATATCGCTAATTATGTGGGGAGAAAAATGACCCAGTTGCACTATCTCTCGGCATGCGAAAGGGCTTACATATCGAGGCTTCAATCGGCCGAAAAACGGTATCTCCGCTTTATTAAAACGTACCCGCACCTGGTAGACCGGGTTCCGCTAAAGTATATTGCCTCTTTTTTAAGTATGCGGCTGGAAACGCTGAGCAGAATAAGATCGAAGTTAATTGCCTAA
- the mtaB gene encoding tRNA (N(6)-L-threonylcarbamoyladenosine(37)-C(2))-methylthiotransferase MtaB: protein MKKVAFYTLGCKLNFSETSTIGRLFTDAGYAVVEFQDQADVYVINTCSVTDHADKKCRKVVKEALKYSPNAFVTIVGCYAQLKPQEISEIEGVDMVLGAAEKFRIVEYITDLTKKPKAVIHQQNIEKVNHNFIASYSIGDRTRTFLKVQDGCDYPCTYCTIPLARGASRSDTIENVVNRAKMIAESGVKEIVLTGVNLGDFGIRNGEREDKFFDLVKALDEVEGIERIRISSIEPNLLSNEIIEFVSTSKRFVPHFHIPLQSGSDKILGLMRRRYRRDLYVERVAKIKEVMPHCCIGVDVIVGFPGETKDDFLDTYQFLNELEISYLHVFTYSEREQTVAAEMNGVVPGSERNERSKMLHSLSDKKRRAFYQSQVGSEAEVLFEADQKMGFMHGFTKNYVKVRAKYDPVLVNELKAVKLLEITADGEVEVAELEKAYAHH from the coding sequence ATGAAAAAGGTCGCATTTTATACATTAGGTTGTAAATTAAACTTTTCCGAAACCTCTACAATCGGTCGCTTATTTACCGATGCAGGCTATGCTGTTGTGGAGTTTCAGGATCAGGCTGATGTATATGTGATTAATACTTGCTCTGTTACCGACCACGCTGATAAAAAATGCCGTAAGGTAGTTAAAGAGGCGTTAAAATATTCTCCAAATGCCTTTGTAACCATTGTTGGATGCTATGCGCAGTTAAAGCCGCAAGAAATTTCTGAGATTGAAGGCGTTGACATGGTTTTGGGCGCTGCCGAGAAATTCAGGATTGTTGAATACATTACCGATTTAACAAAGAAGCCCAAGGCAGTGATTCATCAGCAGAATATCGAAAAGGTAAATCATAACTTTATTGCTTCTTATTCTATTGGCGATAGAACCCGAACATTTTTGAAGGTTCAGGATGGCTGCGATTATCCTTGTACGTATTGTACCATTCCGTTGGCTCGTGGCGCAAGCAGAAGCGATACCATCGAAAATGTGGTAAACCGGGCCAAAATGATCGCCGAAAGCGGCGTTAAGGAAATTGTGCTTACCGGTGTTAACCTGGGCGATTTCGGTATCCGTAACGGCGAACGCGAAGACAAGTTTTTTGATTTGGTGAAGGCATTGGATGAAGTAGAAGGTATTGAACGAATCAGGATTTCATCAATTGAGCCCAACTTATTGAGCAATGAAATTATTGAGTTCGTATCCACTTCGAAACGTTTTGTGCCACATTTCCATATTCCCCTGCAGTCTGGATCAGATAAAATCCTCGGTTTAATGCGCCGCCGCTACCGCAGAGACCTTTATGTTGAGCGTGTGGCCAAAATTAAAGAAGTGATGCCGCATTGCTGCATTGGCGTTGATGTAATTGTTGGCTTTCCGGGCGAAACAAAAGACGACTTTTTAGATACTTACCAGTTTTTAAACGAGCTCGAAATTTCCTATTTGCACGTATTTACCTATTCGGAGCGCGAGCAAACCGTTGCCGCCGAAATGAATGGCGTTGTGCCCGGTAGCGAACGTAACGAACGCAGTAAAATGCTGCACAGCCTGTCTGATAAAAAAAGAAGGGCTTTTTACCAGTCGCAAGTTGGCAGCGAGGCCGAAGTTCTTTTTGAGGCCGACCAGAAAATGGGCTTCATGCATGGGTTTACCAAAAACTATGTTAAGGTACGTGCAAAATACGATCCCGTGCTGGTAAATGAACTCAAAGCGGTTAAGCTTTTAGAAATTACTGCCGATGGGGAAGTAGAGGTTGCAGAGCTGGAAAAAGCCTACGCCCACCATTAA
- a CDS encoding endonuclease/exonuclease/phosphatase family protein — MKTKSLVLFLSAITMLGCSPKTHNSASTAAAGNIRVMSYNIHHANPPSKASEGTIDLDAVAAAIKLQSPDLVALQEVDVNTRRSGGINEAVLLAQKLKMNFYFAKAIAHDGGDYGVAILSRFPLSDAKTFMLPKNNDLKAEQRVLAIAKVEIDKNKFIRFASTHLDAERTNENRMMQAKEINRLFSNETLPVILGGDLNATAESESIKIFDSLFTRTCRDCDFTIPVIKPTKTIDYIGYKPANSFKVVSHKAISEHYASDHLPILSVLEYKP, encoded by the coding sequence ATGAAAACGAAATCTCTTGTTCTGTTCCTGTCGGCGATAACTATGCTTGGATGCTCGCCAAAAACTCATAATTCGGCCAGCACTGCCGCCGCGGGCAACATCCGTGTAATGAGTTATAACATTCACCACGCTAATCCACCTTCTAAAGCAAGCGAGGGCACTATCGACCTTGATGCCGTTGCGGCAGCAATTAAACTACAATCGCCGGATTTGGTTGCACTTCAGGAGGTTGATGTGAATACGAGGCGATCTGGAGGTATAAATGAGGCCGTCCTCCTGGCCCAAAAACTTAAGATGAACTTTTATTTCGCCAAGGCAATAGCGCATGATGGAGGTGATTACGGAGTGGCCATTCTTTCCCGGTTTCCACTATCAGACGCCAAAACATTTATGCTGCCTAAAAACAATGATCTTAAGGCCGAACAGCGTGTTTTGGCGATTGCAAAAGTAGAAATTGATAAAAATAAATTTATCCGTTTCGCCTCTACGCACCTCGATGCCGAAAGAACAAACGAAAATAGAATGATGCAGGCAAAAGAGATTAACCGTTTATTTAGCAACGAAACCCTACCCGTAATTTTAGGCGGCGATTTAAATGCAACTGCGGAATCTGAATCGATAAAAATCTTCGATTCGCTTTTTACACGTACCTGTCGAGATTGCGATTTTACCATCCCGGTTATCAAGCCAACAAAAACGATCGATTATATTGGTTACAAGCCTGCAAACTCGTTTAAGGTTGTTTCTCACAAAGCAATTTCCGAGCACTACGCATCAGACCACCTGCCCATATTGTCGGTGTTGGAATATAAGCCTTAG
- a CDS encoding UbiX family flavin prenyltransferase: MTKKKVIVAVTGASGSVYAKVLFDQLVKLSDQLAAVGVVMSDNAKEVWQFELANRNYNNYPDFTFYNKNDFNAPFASGSAKYDTMIIVPCSMGTLGRVANGISNDLISRAADVVLKERRKLIAVVRDTPFSLIHINNMKAVTEAGGIICPANPSFYSLPKTIEEVAGTVISRVLDLAGFEMESYRWQEK; encoded by the coding sequence ATGACTAAAAAGAAAGTGATTGTTGCGGTTACCGGTGCGAGTGGTTCGGTGTATGCCAAAGTTTTATTTGATCAACTTGTGAAGTTGTCCGATCAACTCGCGGCAGTGGGTGTGGTAATGAGCGATAATGCAAAAGAGGTTTGGCAGTTTGAGCTGGCCAATCGCAACTACAATAATTATCCTGACTTTACTTTCTATAATAAAAACGATTTCAATGCACCCTTTGCGTCAGGCTCGGCGAAGTACGATACCATGATTATTGTGCCCTGCTCAATGGGGACTCTGGGCCGCGTAGCCAATGGCATTTCGAACGATTTAATTTCGCGGGCGGCCGATGTTGTGTTAAAAGAGCGCCGAAAACTGATTGCCGTTGTTCGAGATACACCGTTCAGCCTCATTCATATCAATAATATGAAAGCCGTTACCGAAGCTGGTGGAATAATCTGCCCAGCCAATCCATCTTTTTACAGCTTGCCAAAAACCATTGAGGAAGTTGCAGGCACGGTAATCAGCCGGGTACTCGATTTGGCTGGTTTTGAGATGGAGAGTTACCGTTGGCAGGAAAAATAG
- a CDS encoding helix-turn-helix domain-containing protein, whose translation METPHRYHFKTISEYHKLAGLPKPGHPLVSVVNMADVKMPMVSGQVSMIYDFYSIALKRVPDATIKYGQQICDFDDGVLFFMAPGQVFTVEVTKNREHHPTGWMILFHADLLWGTHLAKVVKQYDFFDYSLYEALHVSELEENTLNAIAAQITAEANTNIDGFTQQIIIAQLELLLSYSERFYQRQFITRKTVSHEILNRLEDLIAQYFRSGDLINKGLPTVNYIANKLNISAGYLTAMLKSLIGQSTQQYLHEKLIELAKEKLSTSSRSVSEISYELGFEHLQSFSRLFKTKTNLSPKEFRESFN comes from the coding sequence ATGGAAACTCCACATAGATACCACTTCAAAACCATTTCGGAATACCACAAACTGGCGGGCCTACCCAAACCGGGGCACCCGCTGGTTAGTGTTGTTAACATGGCGGATGTAAAAATGCCCATGGTGAGCGGACAAGTAAGTATGATTTATGATTTTTATTCGATTGCGCTGAAAAGGGTGCCCGATGCAACCATCAAATATGGCCAGCAGATTTGCGATTTTGATGACGGCGTACTCTTTTTTATGGCTCCGGGGCAGGTTTTCACAGTAGAAGTGACAAAAAACCGAGAACATCATCCTACGGGATGGATGATCCTTTTCCATGCCGATTTGCTTTGGGGAACACACCTGGCCAAAGTTGTGAAGCAATACGATTTCTTCGACTACTCCTTGTACGAGGCGCTGCATGTATCGGAACTTGAAGAAAATACGCTTAACGCCATAGCCGCACAAATTACCGCTGAGGCAAATACCAATATCGATGGTTTTACCCAACAGATCATTATTGCACAGCTTGAACTGCTGCTCAGCTATTCAGAACGCTTTTATCAGCGGCAATTCATCACCAGAAAAACGGTTAGCCACGAAATTTTGAATCGACTGGAAGATTTGATTGCTCAGTACTTTCGAAGTGGCGACCTGATAAATAAGGGGCTGCCCACCGTAAATTATATTGCAAACAAACTGAATATATCTGCCGGCTACCTCACCGCCATGCTTAAATCGCTCATCGGACAGAGCACCCAACAATACCTGCATGAAAAATTGATAGAACTGGCAAAAGAGAAACTTTCTACCAGCAGCAGATCGGTAAGCGAAATTTCTTATGAACTGGGTTTTGAACATTTACAGTCTTTCAGCCGGCTTTTTAAAACAAAAACCAATCTTTCCCCAAAAGAGTTCAGGGAGTCTTTTAACTAG
- a CDS encoding alpha-ketoacid dehydrogenase subunit alpha/beta, which produces MQNEKLVTNAIDASELSFNDFKSIVLNDYKIAFESRQASVLGRREVLTGKAKFGIFGDGKEVPQVAMAKAFKAGDWRSGYYRDQTFAFATGISTIKEFFAQLYANPTEGADPFSGGRQMNCHFATKSVNEDGSWNDLTQIKNCSSDISPTGGQMARLVGLAYASKLYRQNKELAYLKHFSVEGNEVAFGTIGNASTSEGVFFEAINAAGVLQVPMAISIWDDAYGISVPAKYQTTKEDISEVLKGFQRDTNNAGYEIYKVKGWDYPALCEVYEKAINICREEHVPVLIHVTELTQPQGHSTSGSHERYKSKDRLTWENEHDCILKMREWMLESAIATEEEIAEVEKKAKLFVRNAQKEAWNEFLDSIKPEQKQLVDLIGAMTAHQPELAKIAANLAATADVQRKDVIVAARKVIRLSANHPSAERNNLVEWYKNQQQLNGERYNSKLHTNGNESPASIPIVPAAYNNLSKMVDGREILNACFNENFTRDQRLVAFGEDLGNIGDVNQGFAGLQAKFGELRITDTGIREMTIMGQGIGLALRGLKPIAEIQYLDYLIFALNVLSDDLASLAYRTKGIQKAPVIVRTRGHRLEGIWHSGSPISMLLGSLRGLHLCVPRNMTQAAGMYNTLFRADEPAVVIECLNGYRLKEKLPTNVGEFTVQLGLAEVLEEGTDITVVSYGSTLRVVQEAAEELAMMGISVEIIDPQTLLPFDTTMVCATSLAKTNKLLVVDEDVPGGASAYILQQVLEAQKGYFYLDAQPKTLSAKAHRPPFGSDGDYFSKPSVDDVIETIYQMMHDANPSKYPAIYLT; this is translated from the coding sequence ATGCAGAATGAAAAACTGGTAACCAACGCTATCGATGCCTCTGAATTAAGCTTTAACGACTTCAAATCCATTGTTTTAAACGATTATAAGATTGCCTTCGAGAGCAGGCAGGCGAGTGTTTTAGGACGTAGAGAAGTACTTACGGGAAAGGCGAAATTCGGCATTTTTGGTGATGGAAAGGAAGTTCCGCAGGTAGCTATGGCCAAGGCTTTTAAAGCTGGAGATTGGCGTTCTGGCTACTATCGTGATCAAACTTTTGCCTTTGCGACCGGGATTTCGACCATTAAAGAATTTTTTGCCCAATTGTATGCAAATCCGACAGAGGGGGCCGACCCTTTTTCCGGAGGAAGGCAAATGAACTGCCATTTTGCAACTAAATCGGTTAATGAGGATGGAAGCTGGAACGATCTCACACAAATTAAAAACTGTTCGTCGGATATTTCGCCAACCGGGGGGCAAATGGCCCGTTTGGTTGGTCTGGCCTATGCATCTAAGCTGTACAGACAGAACAAGGAACTGGCCTATTTAAAGCATTTTTCTGTTGAGGGAAACGAGGTTGCCTTTGGTACTATTGGTAATGCCTCAACTTCAGAAGGCGTTTTTTTTGAAGCTATAAACGCGGCCGGAGTACTGCAAGTGCCCATGGCGATCTCAATTTGGGACGATGCCTACGGTATTTCTGTACCCGCAAAATATCAGACTACCAAGGAAGACATTTCGGAAGTGTTGAAGGGTTTTCAACGCGACACCAACAACGCCGGCTATGAAATTTACAAGGTGAAGGGCTGGGATTATCCTGCGCTTTGCGAGGTGTATGAAAAAGCAATCAACATCTGCCGCGAGGAACATGTTCCCGTTTTAATTCACGTAACCGAGCTTACACAACCTCAGGGCCACTCCACTTCGGGCTCACACGAGCGTTACAAATCCAAAGATCGATTAACCTGGGAAAATGAGCACGATTGTATCTTAAAGATGCGTGAATGGATGCTCGAATCGGCTATTGCTACCGAGGAAGAAATAGCCGAAGTAGAGAAAAAGGCCAAATTATTTGTTAGAAATGCGCAGAAAGAAGCGTGGAATGAGTTTTTGGACAGCATCAAACCTGAGCAAAAACAATTAGTTGATTTGATAGGTGCAATGACTGCACATCAGCCCGAGCTGGCAAAAATCGCCGCTAATTTAGCTGCCACCGCCGATGTACAGAGGAAAGATGTGATCGTTGCCGCACGAAAGGTTATACGCCTTTCTGCCAACCACCCGAGTGCTGAACGCAATAACCTGGTCGAATGGTATAAGAATCAGCAACAACTTAACGGCGAACGATACAATTCTAAGCTGCACACCAATGGAAACGAAAGCCCCGCTTCAATTCCGATTGTACCTGCCGCCTATAACAACCTTTCGAAAATGGTTGATGGCAGGGAAATATTAAACGCATGTTTTAACGAAAATTTCACCCGAGATCAACGTTTAGTAGCCTTTGGAGAAGATTTAGGCAATATTGGCGATGTTAATCAGGGTTTTGCCGGTTTACAGGCCAAGTTTGGTGAGCTCAGGATTACCGATACCGGTATTCGCGAAATGACTATCATGGGGCAGGGCATCGGCCTTGCGCTTCGAGGCTTAAAGCCAATTGCCGAAATACAATATCTCGATTACCTGATATTTGCACTTAACGTGTTGAGCGATGATCTGGCCTCACTTGCCTACCGCACAAAAGGAATACAAAAAGCACCTGTTATTGTCAGAACCCGCGGCCACCGCCTCGAAGGCATTTGGCATTCAGGATCGCCGATTTCTATGCTTTTGGGTTCTTTGCGGGGTTTGCACCTTTGTGTACCACGCAATATGACCCAGGCCGCCGGAATGTACAATACTTTGTTCAGGGCAGACGAGCCAGCGGTTGTTATCGAATGTTTAAACGGTTACCGCCTTAAGGAAAAATTACCAACTAACGTAGGCGAGTTTACCGTTCAACTGGGGCTTGCCGAAGTTTTAGAAGAAGGAACAGATATCACCGTAGTTTCGTATGGCTCTACGCTCAGGGTAGTGCAAGAAGCTGCAGAAGAACTGGCCATGATGGGCATTTCGGTGGAGATAATCGATCCGCAAACACTTCTACCCTTCGATACCACCATGGTTTGTGCTACATCGCTTGCCAAAACAAATAAATTGCTGGTTGTTGATGAAGACGTACCAGGAGGAGCCTCAGCTTATATTTTACAGCAAGTTTTAGAAGCACAAAAAGGATATTTTTACCTCGATGCGCAACCTAAAACGCTATCGGCCAAGGCGCACAGGCCCCCTTTCGGCTCTGATGGCGACTACTTTAGCAAGCCATCGGTTGAT